From Anopheles arabiensis isolate DONGOLA chromosome 3, AaraD3, whole genome shotgun sequence, a single genomic window includes:
- the LOC120900589 gene encoding cytochrome b5-related protein-like isoform X2 translates to MAESFEGKSSHISANQAAMPSYATDITHRYPTFRDEPFKTVHNWLDGKRYDDGAEGLWRINDDLYDLEDFAHTHPGGAEWIQLTKGTDITEAFETHHISRRAELMLPKFYVRRATQPRNCRLTFHEHGFYRTLKQRIREQLGRVNPAPKKRSRQIVDGLIVCVMLTAYLAVRLESFAIGIVCAICVNATVIAAHNFLHQRDNWRMYAFNIAFLSYREWRVSHAISHHLFPNSVLDMEISSFEPFLCYLPWADLKNSFQRYGSWFYGPFIYGSIFLSEYLKRLMDSFSQGKNRFHLDDLIPFLLPAFMYATNPERIGVIFQLWLFVVLMASFFFGLIGLSAGHHHPKALHSGDLFPNDMDFGLYQMATIVERRGVEGSLLKVLTTFGDHYLHHLFPTLDHAILPQLNDVFLATCEEFGAGKRLSSWFSQYIAQNLQLARVQPKQYQPEMMANRGKTKHDQRA, encoded by the exons ATGGCCGAAAGTTTTGAAGGAAAGTCATCCCATATATCAGCGAACCAAGCGGCCATGCCATCGTACGCGACGGACATAACGCATCGTTATCCGACGTTTCGTGACGAACCGTTCAAGACCGTGCACAATTGGCTGGACGGCAAGAGGTACGACGATGGTGCCGAGGGCCTGTGGCGAATAAATGACGATCTGTACGATCTTGAAGATTTTGCCCATACGCATCCAGGAGGCGCTGAGTGGATCCAACTAACCaag GGTACGGATATTACAGAGGCGTTCGAAACGCATCACATCAGTCGCCGGGCAGAGCTAATGCTACCGAAGTTCTACGTCCGGCGGGCCACACAACCACGCAATTGTAGGCTAACGTTTCACGAGCATGGATTCTATCGAACGCTCAAGCAGCGTATCAGGGAACAGTTGGGCCGCGTGAATCCCGCGCCAAAGAAACGCTCGCGCCAGATAGTGGATGGACTGATAGTGTGCGTGATGCTGACCGCCTACCTAGCCGTCAGGCTAGAAAGTTTCGCCATTGGAATAGTTTGTGCCATCTGCGTAAACGCAACCGTAATTGCGGCGCACAATTTTCTACACCAGCGAGATAACTGGCGCATGTACGCGTTTAACATTGCGTTTCTTAGCTATCG GGAGTGGCGTGTATCGCACGCCATTTCTCACCACCTGTTCCCAAATTCAGTGCTCGATATGGAAATTTCGTCGTTCGAGCCCTTCCTGTGCTATCTACCGTGGGCGGATCTTAAGAACAGCTTCCAGCGGTACGGTTCCTGGTTCTATGGGCCGTTTATATACGGCTCGATCTTTCTGAGCGAGTACCTCAAGCGGTTGATGGATAGCTTCAGCCAAGGGAAGAACCGGTTTCATCTGGACGATCTAATTCCTTTCCTGCTGCCCGCCTTTATGTACGCTACCAATCCGGAACGCATCGGTGTAATTTTCCAACTGTGGCTGTTTGTGGTGTTGATGGCCAGCTTCTTCTTTGGGCTTATTGGACTGAGCGCTGGACATCATCATCCGAAAGCACTGCATTCCGGTGATTTATTTCC TAATGATATGGATTTTGGACTCTACCAGATGGCCACAATTGTAGAGCGAAGAGGTGTGGAGGGATCGTTGTTGAAAGTGTTAACCACCTTCGGTGATCACTATTTGCATCATCTCTTTCCGACACTCGATCATGCGATCTTGCCACAGCTGAATGATGTGTTTCTGGCTACGTGTGAAGAGTTTGGTGCGGGCAAACGGCTCAGTTCGTGGTTTTCGCAGTATATTGCACAAAATTTACAACTAGCTCGTGTGCAGCCCAAACAATATCAGCCAGAAATGATGGCTAATAGGGGAAAGACTAAACATGATCAGCGTGCATAG
- the LOC120900589 gene encoding cytochrome b5-related protein-like isoform X1 codes for MTLAAKQTANERNVMAESFEGKSSHISANQAAMPSYATDITHRYPTFRDEPFKTVHNWLDGKRYDDGAEGLWRINDDLYDLEDFAHTHPGGAEWIQLTKGTDITEAFETHHISRRAELMLPKFYVRRATQPRNCRLTFHEHGFYRTLKQRIREQLGRVNPAPKKRSRQIVDGLIVCVMLTAYLAVRLESFAIGIVCAICVNATVIAAHNFLHQRDNWRMYAFNIAFLSYREWRVSHAISHHLFPNSVLDMEISSFEPFLCYLPWADLKNSFQRYGSWFYGPFIYGSIFLSEYLKRLMDSFSQGKNRFHLDDLIPFLLPAFMYATNPERIGVIFQLWLFVVLMASFFFGLIGLSAGHHHPKALHSGDLFPNDMDFGLYQMATIVERRGVEGSLLKVLTTFGDHYLHHLFPTLDHAILPQLNDVFLATCEEFGAGKRLSSWFSQYIAQNLQLARVQPKQYQPEMMANRGKTKHDQRA; via the exons ACAGCCAATGAACGCAACGTCATGGCCGAAAGTTTTGAAGGAAAGTCATCCCATATATCAGCGAACCAAGCGGCCATGCCATCGTACGCGACGGACATAACGCATCGTTATCCGACGTTTCGTGACGAACCGTTCAAGACCGTGCACAATTGGCTGGACGGCAAGAGGTACGACGATGGTGCCGAGGGCCTGTGGCGAATAAATGACGATCTGTACGATCTTGAAGATTTTGCCCATACGCATCCAGGAGGCGCTGAGTGGATCCAACTAACCaag GGTACGGATATTACAGAGGCGTTCGAAACGCATCACATCAGTCGCCGGGCAGAGCTAATGCTACCGAAGTTCTACGTCCGGCGGGCCACACAACCACGCAATTGTAGGCTAACGTTTCACGAGCATGGATTCTATCGAACGCTCAAGCAGCGTATCAGGGAACAGTTGGGCCGCGTGAATCCCGCGCCAAAGAAACGCTCGCGCCAGATAGTGGATGGACTGATAGTGTGCGTGATGCTGACCGCCTACCTAGCCGTCAGGCTAGAAAGTTTCGCCATTGGAATAGTTTGTGCCATCTGCGTAAACGCAACCGTAATTGCGGCGCACAATTTTCTACACCAGCGAGATAACTGGCGCATGTACGCGTTTAACATTGCGTTTCTTAGCTATCG GGAGTGGCGTGTATCGCACGCCATTTCTCACCACCTGTTCCCAAATTCAGTGCTCGATATGGAAATTTCGTCGTTCGAGCCCTTCCTGTGCTATCTACCGTGGGCGGATCTTAAGAACAGCTTCCAGCGGTACGGTTCCTGGTTCTATGGGCCGTTTATATACGGCTCGATCTTTCTGAGCGAGTACCTCAAGCGGTTGATGGATAGCTTCAGCCAAGGGAAGAACCGGTTTCATCTGGACGATCTAATTCCTTTCCTGCTGCCCGCCTTTATGTACGCTACCAATCCGGAACGCATCGGTGTAATTTTCCAACTGTGGCTGTTTGTGGTGTTGATGGCCAGCTTCTTCTTTGGGCTTATTGGACTGAGCGCTGGACATCATCATCCGAAAGCACTGCATTCCGGTGATTTATTTCC TAATGATATGGATTTTGGACTCTACCAGATGGCCACAATTGTAGAGCGAAGAGGTGTGGAGGGATCGTTGTTGAAAGTGTTAACCACCTTCGGTGATCACTATTTGCATCATCTCTTTCCGACACTCGATCATGCGATCTTGCCACAGCTGAATGATGTGTTTCTGGCTACGTGTGAAGAGTTTGGTGCGGGCAAACGGCTCAGTTCGTGGTTTTCGCAGTATATTGCACAAAATTTACAACTAGCTCGTGTGCAGCCCAAACAATATCAGCCAGAAATGATGGCTAATAGGGGAAAGACTAAACATGATCAGCGTGCATAG